The following is a genomic window from Tripterygium wilfordii isolate XIE 37 chromosome 19, ASM1340144v1, whole genome shotgun sequence.
caatctaTAAGAAGTAAAAAATATTTGGTAGAGCATATATTTGTAAAAACATGTCAGTCTATAAGCTCTTATAAATGTTTGGCAGGTAGAGtgtatatttgaaaaaaataaatcaatttatAAGCTTTTAAAAATGTTTGGCAGAgcatatatttgaaaaaaaaaggtcagTTTTTAAGCTGTAAAAAATGTCTAGTAGAGCTTAGATTTTAAAATTGACAGAGTTTATATTAATCACAATACATGGATGAAAAACATGTGAGTAGTGTTATAGACCCCCCTTACCCTCAAATGCATGCGTCATATGAAATAGCAACTGATCATAAACACAAGTGAATGACCCACGTAACATCTAACACTTCACATTGATTGGTGATAAAATGAAGGTAATATTTTGGGgttctcaagcattattcaaaACATATAACCTCCTATGAGGGATTTATTTTAAGCTTATATGACTAATTTATAcactaaattattttaatagttTAATTGGGTGTAAGGATGAAAATTATAAACTTCGCCAAACGAGCTAAACATCTACTTGCTTGGTCGATAAGAGTAATTTTCTATACTTTTTCGCTAGTGTGCTTACTAGGGAAATTCTCTGCAGATGCACAGTAGAGAATAATCAAACATTTTGGATTTAGACCAATTATTTAATGACAAGTGTCCTTTCAGCCATAATCATCATTAGTGTCAAAAGTTACATCAAGTCCAACcgtatgttttttttccctatttaaTCAAAAACTATTTCAGCGGATCTCTATTCTAACACCACTCCAATCATatcaacaattttaacaccaaaatttttaatatattataacataaaaaaaaaagtaaagagaaTAAATTTTACTTTTTGATTTAGGGATTGGAGGTGCATAACCCAACTTTGGGGTATACAACTACCTCATCACCATTTTAGGAGACCCATTAGAGTTCGAGCATTAATTTATCAAAAGTGGTCCCCAAAATGAAATTTCCTCATTTTAAGGGACCGGTTGAACTTGCTCTTAGATCAATGAATCGACAACTCTCATGTGCTTCAATCCATTTTGACCTTTTTAATGTATGTGTTGAGTCATTTTGACCTTTTTAATGTATTGTGTTCCCTCCATCAAATATCATGATGGGCCAAGCTTTATGTCCCAAATTCCAAACCTGGCCCAAACAAGGCAAGATCAGAAAGTCCATAGGCCATCCCTGATTAAATTGAAAATCCTAATTCTCCAACTCAAAAAACAATGCCTTATATATACTCTTAATGAATAGTATACCCTAATTAAACGATTTCTTCATCTATATCAATGGAAGATAAGAAGAATTAGAGTGAAAATTATTGTAGATGGATCAACTaatcttctaaaaaaaataattaatggaGGGATTGCATATATTAACTTTGTTGgatttttaaaatgataatatCATGCTCTTATGAAATCCATTCAAATTAATGAGGGATACTTACCTCTTTGGCTATCCGTTCAGGGAGAAATCCAAAATCGGTTAACCGATTCTGATTCATGGATTGTATCACATACATACCATTCTGCAAACAAAGTTGCCACCTTTTGATCATATTGGCTACACAGAGAGATACTCTCATCCATTGATTCTATTGATTGATTATTCCCACTCTAGGAGTCCTTTTCCTACGGTCTTCTGCTTGCCACTTTGATGACACGAAAGAGAACCTTCACCTAATGAAATGACCTCATGCCAACACTTTACGTTATGGTGGATTTTGAAAGGGATGAGAGAGGGATGAGAAAGTATGGAAGAATAGATTTCCCGTAGAAAAGGGTAATGTAAATCTTGACGAGTTCTTGCGAATTATATTTCTAGAGATGTTACTCTTGACCTAATAATTGTTTTGGTTGCTAACTAACGAACGTGGCGCTATGTGTACCGTTTGTTCTCACTGAATGAGTTGTTGGGCTTTATACCTTTTTCTAAAGATGTTATTCTTAAGTTTGTAATTTTCTAGACTGCTAACTAATGAACGTGGTGCTATGTGTACCATTTGTTCTCACCGAATGAGTTGTTGGGCtttataatttttctaaaatatgtTATTCTTGGGTTTGTACTTTCTAGGCTAACTAAGGAACGTGGCGCTATGTGTACCGTTTATTTTCACCGAATGAGTTCTTGCGCTTTatacctttttaaaaaaatcctcTCAAGTTTGATTTGCATGTATATTATATCCATAGTAGGaatatttttattgaaataCGTTGAAATCATATCAGCACGAAAGGGAAATTGTCGTATTTTGAAAAACTTCTCAAAAAGAATTAATTATACAGAAATTTTCAATGGGCTCTTCAAACAGAGGTAAATATAGtgaattaatatattaattatatgaaTAATTTATAATGAATATATTAATTACAcctaaaaattcaaatccaacAGCCTAACTCcattcatctctttctctcttcttcttgctCTCTTCTTTGTCACTATGTTGTTTTTGAGTTTGTACTCTCCAACAATGGCAGCCAAAAGCACCTACCTAACAACACCAACGAAGACTCTAATAGATAGATCCGCCTCCACCTCTAGAAAACACTAGAGTTCGAACTCACATGACCCGACCTCAGGCTCTCGATTTGAGGCCTACATCCGCTTGCAAGCAACGGATGGCGGATGTGGCCTTCGGGGAGAAACTTCCCATTCCTGAAATTGATGCTTGGGTGGACAATCCGATGACAAGAGTTCCCTCCTTGAAGCTCTCATGGGTTTCAGATTCAATGTACGCGAGGTCGAGATTGGCACACGATGGCTATTGATTCTACAAATGGCCCACGATCCCACTATATTTGATTCCCGCTGTCGTTTCCAGGTGttcatttgttgttttttttgaattatttaggtttattttatcaatgtaggaagaatagaactttggAAATGTGGTCTTTTAGGGTTCATCAACTAATTCTTTTTTCTAGTTAATCATCACTTTTTGGTTTTTAAGAAAGTGACtttccaaaaaaagagagaagatttgTAAAATTTTGAACTAACAATGAGGAGGGATTCTGATTGGTTGCCAAGAAACTgaaggaagagaaaaatgaaTGAACGAGAGGTTAAATTTTCACGATGTTATGATTTGCCATTTCATTGAAAGTAATAGCCTGGGTGCTGAGTTTATTAGATTCGAAAGTAAATTCTTGATTAAATGCTGATGATATTTCTCTCATGGCTTAGTCTTATATTAATCAAGTTACGAATTTTCGAACAAACAAGAGGATTTTGGCTTAGTCTTATACTGAAATGTTTACTGAAAACAGGACGAGGAATCAGAAGAATATGGAAGTCGTATTGTTTTGATGTCAGCAATAACAAATATCATAAAGTCCGGAACTGAGGCGCtcttgaagaaaacaaaaaacagtagTTTCTTCTAAGCCAATAGTGATGAGAGCATATATTCAAATTGTCCTAACTCCACGATTATTGTACCTCGGGCTTTGTCCTTAAGGTGGGAGTCATATTGTATTCAATATACCAGGGAAGACAAGGTCATAATGATTGTCATTACATGTTTTTAATGATTTGATACATTTTTTGCAGGCAAAGAAGAGCGAACCGAAGAGCATACTTGATGAAAATTTTTCCATTCGACAGTCTGAATCGACATGTACTGGCACTTGGATTAGATTTGTTTGCTGTTAATGATGAGAAATTTATGGATATGTTTGTTGCTCCTGGTGCCATTGATACACTACACAACGAACGGCAATCCCTTCAGAAGCGTCAGAAGATAACTCCAGTCATGCTTGAATGCGTTCAAAAATGTTGCACGAGCATTTTTATGGTGACCCTATATTGGAATGATATTGCCAACGGCTACTTTGTGATCTTTGGGCCAAATTCCAACTCCGGGCCGCACCCCAATACGCGACAGGCCTGGAGTTGTAAACCAGCATATGAAATATGTctctcattgaaatcgaatacgcacatatatgtctaacctaaccaattgtcaaccgagtcatTTCTCGTTCGTAAAGGTTTCACAGCTAGTGAACAGAGAAAATATTGCTTTCTGGGGCCCTTCTTATATTCTCGTAATCACGATTAATGGCTTTAGTCGGTAATGTTAACAGCAATGAACTCCTATAAATGTGTGATTTGATTTCTAATTCTTTTTTACTTGATTTGATTGTACAGAATATATGTCCATTAGGTTGCTGAATTGATGATTTGATGCTATGATTATCGCTTGCATTAATTGTGGGGCAAACAGAAATGGACCAGAACAAAAGTTAAGACAACTTTTATAGATTGAATAACTTTGGGGTGGATTAGATTTAATTTCATTTCTCTTTGGCTAATATGCTATTATATTCAGCTTCACTTTTATGTACTCTTGCAAAATGCTTTTTTTGGAAGGTGAAATTATTGTAAGAATTGTATTTAGGTTCACGGTTTTAGTGTTTAAGGTTTAGGATCATACAAACTAATATCGTGGTTTCTAAAGTCGCATTTTTTAAACTCTCAATCAAAGTTGAAGATGCAATGAGACTTACTATAGATGTGATTTACTTTCATATGAATTAAGTATCCCAGGTAAGCAAAACAAAGGTTTGGGATATGACATGAGATTTTCTTTGAAATGGGGAGTGGGGATTCAAACCCTAATCACCGGCCAGGGTAATGATACACGTCAttcttaccactccaactaatgaCTCGGTGCATATGACATGAGATTTAGAGTTTATAGTTTAACGGTTAGCTTATATTATTTTggaattaattatattatcacGCTATAACACAAGGTTATTACTAGAGGTAAGAAAAGTAGTTACCTTACAaagtgaaaggaaaacaaaagttgAATTTGAACCAAAATTTTCCAAAAGTGCAGGCGGGGACTGTCTTGAGTGGGATGTATGGAGTCGATGATCatagaattattattattattattttgactATAATAAAACAACATAAACTATGTTTTAGAAAACTTAAGACAGCTATAGACctccatctatatatatatatacgattATTCATGCACCCTATAAACCTCCATCTCCATTGTCCCCTATTACAAGGGACCTAGTCCAACAAGATCAAATGTCTACAATTCCTTGAAGATACACTAATGGGACCTCCACTCTATAATCCACCTACAATTttcaactccaaatcatgcatttGTAGTTTGAATGGCATAGATTATTTTTAAAAAGGACATTTTTAACTATTATTTGTTTCTCTTAACTTTTTCTTATGGagaaaacatatatttttattctcaATATAATTGAAAGATATATTTAAATTTAGTTTTAATTGATGGAACTTGTAATAATTAACTAAAGTGTTGTTCACTCCTAGTTATGTCCCATCACGccataatatattatattacgacgagaaattttatttacaccacaaaaACTATTAAATTTACACCACATATTTTAACCCTATACATTTACATCCATATTTTGAATgtcatatatttttattctcaATATAATTGAAAGATAGCAGTGTTAATTAAATTCTGTTTTGATTGATGGAATTTTGCAGTAACTAATTAAAGTGTTGTTCACTACTCCTAGTTATGTCCCATTACTACATAATAATACGACATCTAACCAAGTTAATTAGgttgttttcctttgttttttttcctcctttgatTGTTTCCTAAGATCAACATCAGAAAAAtgaataacataaaaaaaatattatatttacacAATCAATCATTTATGAGACAAACAAGTTGCCAACTAATGACACCCTAATCACTTGACAATCACTTAACTTATTAAATAATGATATCTTAATCACAATTGAATGGGGCCAATTAATATTCACACCTCtttaatcacatcaacaaatcTATATATACAATTAAGCTAGCTAAAAGCAAGGCCATGGGTTGGTAGTACTAATCCATCTATGCAAAGGGAAATGATCTTGGTTCAAATCTCAactcacttgctagtttcattGGAGTCATTTCAGATATTCTGTCAACTTATTACTAGTTGGATCGATGTGTGTAATCATTTGGGGATATATTggaaatttattctttttattgggTGATTTACTCTCTACATTAGTACCCTGCAACTTATTAAGCAAATTTTGAAGGGTGAAACGATCTAAATTAATATTTGCAAATTTACAAGTTGTGTCAAAGTCATACGGTTTggaaaaaaatcacaaattgGTACTGGAAAGGCGAGTAGGTACTCTAGTAGTAGAATTGTAAAGGTGCAACTTAGAAAGTCGCATATTTAATTACTGAAAacaatatatttacatattatgCGAGAGTTAAATAAGGTAATAcctacttcttctttttttttatctccgaCTCCGCCGATTGTGGGAATattgtaccaaaaaaaaaaaaaattgtttagagATGGTGCGTGAGTGACAAGGACTTGTTACGTACTTTAAGTTATAGTATTCATTCTACATATATTTTCCTGAAGATTTCTTTCtgccttcaattttatttttattttgcttttttaattaaaaaaaaaagcaatagtATTTATTGCAGAAAGACAGAAAACTAATTAAGTCAAGGTCTTCTCTATTATGGATGCTTAGATTCAACCAATCACCCACCAAGAAACTCACTACAACTAATGTTCTTAATTTCCATTGTCATTAATATCcttttaacatatatatatatatatatatatatattattctcatgttctttgaaatttttttttatcttgttaATTATATTATGTATAACAAATTAGTAATGATTGTTAAGGATTTCTTTTTGGAGGTTTCTTGCTTACCATTGCTTTTGAGTTACAAATGGAGTTTGTTAGGTGTAAATCACTCCTCGATTCAATTTCCATTGGGAGTAATATCCTTGTGACCACGCGTTGGACTTTGGCCGAATTTACGTATCTTGTTGTCAGGTGAAAAAAATTTGTGCACGCAAGGCTCGAGTTTAGGTCTTAGTTGTACAAAGGGTAAATTTATACGATATCGTTatcggttttaaaaaaaaaaaaaagtttgtgagTAACTCTACATTGCAGACATAATGATTTAAGGTTGTGAAGAATGTGATCccctttggttttttttttcctcttttatagTACCTAGCACGGGTGTTCTAACTTTTAATGGATCTTTGGTCCTCCACACAATATATTAATCATTTCTATTTATAAACCAGAATTGATTCTCTTTCCCTCAATTAAgtattaatttctcaaatatgaTAAAGAAGAACCCTAACCCTAATATTGCGAATATGAACGTTTCTGTTGATTGTTCTGCACTAGTTCTTGCAACAGAACATATTCATATTCGAAAGTTGAAAAATTACtagttttaattaaaataatatgtaaagtaattaatcaaaacataaccaAAATGGTCACcaagttcaaatttcataatttttcttaaaaaaaaactagagaTCAGAAAATATAGTTCGATGTGGGCAATAGGTAGTTGGACTGGATGGATTTGGGGTCTGAAATATTTTGCCCCGGGTCCTCGTAACTAAACCTATATTTCTTACTAAAAAAAAGTAGGTCACTGTCCCAAGTCTTTCCACATTGGATCTGTCTTTGGTCGTTACAATGTTTCAATAATATATCTTTGGTGGCTCAATTCaccttttttgttcattttcagaGTAAGTGAGTGATCTACTCATCTGCTACAAACTATTTTTGTGTGGTCATGAAATGAAGGCAACGCTACAATGTCACAACAAAAAAAGAGATTTGAAAGCATCTTCTAACCTCATATCATATGATCTTTACTAGTAGAAATTGCAGAAATGCATTgaatcatgcatatatatatatatatagagagagagagagagagagagattaaaaGTTAATTACATTCTATTTGGTAGGAGACAAATTTAAAAGGACGGAAAGGCTCGAGGTGACTCAAGAAAATATTTGTGTAAATAGGGTTTTAATTCAATTTTACTCCATGAGAGATGCTTATCAAGGAACACACTTGGGTACGTGATAGCTTAGTTGATGAAGCTCTATGGGGACAAACCGTACGCATTTGGGAGCAATACCTTTGTAGTTATGTGTTCGATTTTTACCCAACTTACCATGTCATCATGTAAGAAATTTCTATGCAATGGGCTTGATGTTCTAAGTTTTGATCCATATTAAATGTCCAAAACACAACcttgtatgatatcgttctcggttaaaaagAGAGATGCTTATTAAGGTCCGACTTGTCACTTAATTAACCCCTTGTTTCCTAGACAAAAGTGTATACATTATGCATGAAGTTAAACAACATTTTTTGGTTAGATATGTATAGTGCGTACCTACCTACCAAGTGTGGAATTTGATGCATTGTGAACTTAAACTTTGCATATGAATCAATTAAATATCTAATATTGGTGACTCCACTGATGAGACCTCACTTGAGAGTTGGGAGTAGCCAACCCAAATACCCAATAGAGGGACATTTCCACACAAATCTAAAATTATCAGATGTTGCCATCAATTTCAATCTCCATCACCACAAACAGTCCTTCCAGTCAGGATTCTCAGGTCAATATATATTATGCCACAGATGCTGCTCccccaaaattccaaatccaaCCAATAACCTTTCTTTCCTTATAATCCCAAAATCCTGATTTATTGTTTTCTCACTAGCCAATCAACCCCCAAGAAAAATCAAAGTATTTGTTTTGGAGAAGACCCATCAAATTCAATGGAGAAGAACACAAGAATTCAAGAAATGAACAGAAACCCATCTCCAACAACCTCTCCAAAGATCAATGGGAGTAGTGGGGTTGGTCAACAAGTGCAAATCCACACACCACCATTGACTCCAATACCAATCTCCAGATCTCATGAAACCAATCCATACCCAACCACTTTTGTTCAAGCAGACACAACAAATTTCAAGCAAGTAGTCCAGCTCCTCACTGGCTCATCTGAAACAGCCAAACAAGCCTCAAAACCACCCCAAGATCCCTCACAGCCACCACCACAAACAACCAAGAATTTCATGCCACCAAAGAAGCAAAGTTTCAAGCTTTAtgaaagaagaaacaacaacaacaacagtttCAAGAGCACTAGTTTCATGATCAACACTTTGAGCTTTTTTTCTTCCAACAATTCAATGAATATTTCTTCTGGGTTTTCCCCAAGGAAGCCAGAGATATTGTCTCCAAGCATACTTGACTTTCCTAAGCTTACACTAAGCCCTGTGACGCCATTAACAGAGGACCCTTTCAGTAAGTCCTCGCCTTCAATAGGGAATTACTCTTCTTCAGAAGAAGATAA
Proteins encoded in this region:
- the LOC119985971 gene encoding VQ motif-containing protein 4-like; the protein is MEKNTRIQEMNRNPSPTTSPKINGSSGVGQQVQIHTPPLTPIPISRSHETNPYPTTFVQADTTNFKQVVQLLTGSSETAKQASKPPQDPSQPPPQTTKNFMPPKKQSFKLYERRNNNNNSFKSTSFMINTLSFFSSNNSMNISSGFSPRKPEILSPSILDFPKLTLSPVTPLTEDPFSKSSPSIGNYSSSEEDKAIAEKGFYLHPSPMSTPRDCEPQLLPLFPVTSPRVSDE